The genomic DNA AAGGATCGTGTGACAATAATATTCTGAATGGTATATCATCATCCAAACCTTCGGCTGCTTTTGTCAGATCACCATACTGATGAAACGGAGGCTTGCCCCAGTTCTCCACCCCGATCACGGCTATTCGTTGTCCGTTCCTTTCCAAAATCCGGTGTTCGTTCATCAGAAGGTCAAACCCGATCTCCCGGTTGGCTTCCTGCACTTCAAGAAAATTTTCTTCCTTATGTTCCGGTTTGTCCCATTGACTATAATCACCGTAGTCATGATTACCCAAAATGGACATCATGCCATTCTTCGCCTCCAGCTGCCTTAAAACATCAAACCATCCGTCCGTTTCCCGGCCAAAATTGTTCACCAGGTCTCCCGTAAAGAACAGGTAATC from Flavobacteriales bacterium includes the following:
- a CDS encoding metallophosphoesterase; the protein is DYLFFTGDLVNNFGRETDGWFDVLRQLEAKNGMMSILGNHDYGDYSQWDKPEHKEENFLEVQEANREIGFDLLMNEHRILERNGQRIAVIGVENWGKPPFHQYGDLTKAAEGLDDDIPFRILLSHDPSHWDMQVLGKISIDLTLSGHTHGAQFGVEAGSFKWSPVQYKYPRWAGLYKEGNQYLYVNRGFGFLGFPGRVGMPPEITVIELRNTV